A window of the Deinococcus humi genome harbors these coding sequences:
- a CDS encoding ATP-binding protein, translated as MRVRLLPRQLAGAAGRHPVTGTPRQRSRGRHTTLRWRLTLFYTALLAVLLTTVAVTTLVIMRNNLITSVNRDLSDTYSRFVQVLPSLGLTPSNNINRDAAGDLRSARYQFPNYALQIEQLSFYDLPGLTSRLAQADTPEARRSLLDTLTLLRNESRDSAGIDRDAPITLSEAQLTELIRSPDGQLLIDQNIKDAYSNEFAPMRVLVRLAPLALQPSPLGLPGSNDTLTIVYVGRSLKDIQHTLADLRTVILLLFLAGLITAGVGAYLLAGRALQPLGLVQRAAEGIGGQNLTERVPEPETGDEVQALAGALNNMLARLEDSFEAQRRFTSDASHELRTPVTAISGHASYLLRRTSPDEQQQESLKIIRSESERLTNLIASLLQLARSDSGALVMARDPILSGLFLNEIARELMPLAQAQGTALTVTGQEVTFEGDADRLKQVIINLVSNALKAGARTITLSSRPEKDGTEVRLSVRDDGPGIPADQLDRLFDRFYRLEDSRSRDVGGAGLGLSIARGIVEAHEGRIWLESEVGQGTTAHVQLPVGDVPILDDDDVP; from the coding sequence GTGAGGGTCCGTCTGTTGCCACGTCAACTCGCCGGGGCCGCCGGACGCCACCCGGTGACCGGGACGCCCAGGCAGCGGTCACGGGGCCGCCACACCACTCTGCGCTGGCGGCTGACCCTGTTCTATACCGCGCTGCTGGCCGTCCTGCTGACCACGGTGGCCGTGACCACGCTGGTCATCATGCGCAACAACCTGATCACCAGCGTTAACCGCGACCTGAGCGACACTTACAGCCGGTTCGTGCAGGTTCTGCCTTCCTTGGGCCTGACGCCCTCCAACAACATCAACCGGGACGCGGCGGGGGACTTGCGCAGCGCCCGTTATCAATTTCCCAACTATGCACTTCAGATCGAGCAGTTGTCGTTCTATGACCTGCCAGGACTGACCAGCAGGCTGGCACAGGCAGATACGCCAGAGGCGCGCCGGAGCCTGCTGGACACTCTCACTCTGCTGCGGAACGAGAGCCGTGATTCAGCCGGGATTGACCGCGACGCTCCGATTACCCTGTCTGAGGCCCAATTGACCGAACTGATCCGCTCGCCGGACGGTCAGCTGCTGATTGATCAAAATATCAAGGATGCATATAGCAACGAATTCGCGCCCATGCGTGTGCTGGTGCGCCTGGCTCCACTGGCCTTACAACCCTCGCCCCTGGGCTTGCCAGGCAGCAACGACACATTGACTATCGTATATGTGGGGCGCAGTCTGAAAGACATCCAGCACACGCTGGCGGATCTGCGGACGGTCATCCTGCTGCTTTTTCTGGCTGGACTGATCACAGCGGGCGTCGGCGCGTACCTGCTGGCCGGACGGGCGCTACAGCCGCTCGGACTGGTGCAGCGTGCCGCCGAGGGCATCGGCGGGCAGAACCTGACCGAGCGTGTTCCCGAGCCCGAAACGGGCGACGAGGTACAGGCGCTCGCGGGGGCACTCAACAATATGCTGGCCCGCCTGGAGGACAGCTTTGAGGCGCAGCGGCGCTTCACCAGCGACGCGAGTCACGAATTGCGGACACCTGTTACCGCGATCAGTGGGCATGCCAGCTACCTGCTGCGGCGCACCAGTCCGGACGAACAGCAGCAGGAAAGCCTCAAGATCATTCGCAGCGAGTCCGAACGGTTGACCAACCTGATCGCCAGCCTGCTGCAATTGGCTCGCTCAGACAGCGGCGCGCTGGTGATGGCCCGCGATCCGATTCTATCGGGCCTGTTTCTGAATGAGATCGCCCGCGAGCTGATGCCGCTGGCACAGGCCCAGGGCACGGCTCTGACGGTGACTGGGCAGGAGGTGACCTTCGAGGGCGACGCGGACCGGCTCAAGCAGGTCATCATCAATCTGGTCAGCAACGCCCTCAAGGCCGGGGCGCGTACCATCACCCTGAGCAGCCGCCCTGAGAAGGATGGCACTGAAGTCCGCCTGAGCGTGAGGGATGATGGCCCCGGCATTCCTGCCGATCAACTCGACCGTCTGTTCGACCGCTTCTACCGTCTGGAAGACAGTCGCAGCCGTGACGTGGGCGGCGCGGGCCTGGGCCTGAGCATCGCGCGCGGCATCGTGGAGGCGCACGAGGGCCGCATCTGGCTGGAAAGCGAGGTCGGCCAGGGGACGACGGCTCATGTGCAGTTACCCGTGGGCGATGTGCCCATCCTAGATGACGATGACGTGCCGTAG
- a CDS encoding response regulator transcription factor — translation MERKPLVLVIEDEKDIARFIELELAAEGYATEVAFDGVTGLSKFREVNPDLVILDLMLPVLDGLEVARRIRKTSNTPIIILTAKDGIQDKVEGLDSGADDYLIKPFSIEELLARVRAHLRRVNPAVTGEVRVADLVMNLDGREIFRGGRRVELSAKEFELLELLARNPGKVFSRFEIEEKVWPEYTGGSNVVDVYIGYLRRKLEEGGERRLIHTVRGVGYVLREE, via the coding sequence ATGGAACGTAAGCCGTTGGTCCTCGTCATAGAGGATGAGAAAGACATTGCCCGTTTTATCGAGCTTGAGCTGGCCGCTGAGGGATATGCCACCGAGGTGGCCTTTGATGGCGTAACCGGCCTGTCTAAATTCCGCGAAGTCAACCCCGATCTTGTTATTCTGGATCTGATGCTCCCCGTTCTGGACGGTTTAGAGGTCGCGCGGCGCATCCGCAAAACCAGCAATACTCCGATCATCATCCTTACGGCTAAAGACGGCATTCAGGACAAGGTAGAGGGGCTCGACTCAGGGGCGGATGACTATCTGATTAAGCCCTTCTCGATTGAGGAATTGCTGGCCCGGGTGCGCGCCCACCTGCGCCGGGTCAATCCGGCGGTAACAGGCGAGGTGCGGGTGGCCGATCTGGTTATGAACCTCGACGGGCGCGAGATCTTCCGGGGGGGCCGACGGGTAGAGCTGTCAGCTAAGGAATTCGAGTTGCTGGAACTGCTGGCGCGCAATCCTGGGAAAGTGTTCTCGCGCTTCGAAATCGAGGAAAAGGTCTGGCCCGAGTACACCGGAGGCAGCAATGTGGTCGACGTGTATATCGGCTATCTGCGCCGCAAGTTGGAGGAGGGTGGCGAGAGGCGACTGATTCACACCGTACGCGGTGTGGGGTACGTGCTGCGCGAGGAGTAG
- a CDS encoding adenylate/guanylate cyclase domain-containing protein, giving the protein MPELLLPLSAEPLQATPVCVVLVDLTGSTSLAQTLPLTHYMALMTEFVQVMILSFEARGGIVLQHQGDAVLGYWPAVRAADACQVALEAHARAARLGLAGLLGAALKLRAGVALGDVIVGPVGGQPSAYGLPVNYARRLCDAARSGETLACAATVEQLGADMVKPPCEALTLRGFGPDCRVHRLTLRDATHPQTRMKVS; this is encoded by the coding sequence ATGCCAGAGCTGCTGCTGCCCCTCTCTGCCGAGCCGCTGCAGGCCACGCCCGTCTGCGTGGTGCTGGTCGACCTTACGGGCAGCACCAGCTTGGCCCAGACGCTTCCGCTGACGCACTACATGGCGCTGATGACCGAATTCGTGCAGGTCATGATCCTGAGTTTCGAGGCGCGCGGCGGCATTGTGCTGCAACATCAGGGAGATGCGGTGCTGGGGTACTGGCCTGCCGTCAGAGCGGCCGACGCCTGCCAGGTGGCCTTAGAGGCCCACGCCCGCGCCGCGCGATTGGGGCTGGCCGGTCTCCTGGGCGCTGCGCTGAAGTTGCGGGCAGGGGTGGCGCTGGGTGATGTGATCGTCGGTCCCGTAGGTGGGCAGCCCAGCGCTTATGGACTGCCGGTCAATTACGCCCGGCGACTGTGTGACGCGGCCCGTTCCGGTGAGACCCTGGCCTGTGCTGCGACGGTTGAACAGCTCGGCGCGGACATGGTGAAACCACCGTGTGAAGCGCTGACCCTGCGGGGTTTTGGTCCAGATTGTCGAGTCCACCGCCTGACTCTGCGAGACGCCACACATCCTCAGACCCGGATGAAAGTCAGTTAA
- the mqnP gene encoding menaquinone biosynthesis prenyltransferase MqnP: protein MSVAPRLKTYLDLVKFEHTVFALPFAYAGMLLASMTHNATGWPGLGVVVWVTVAMAAARTAAMGANRVIDRAIDARNPRTAGREVPAGKVSPAQAWALVAVSLIVMAFAAAQLNPLCLALLPLAVIFLIGYPYTKRFTWLCHAWLGVTDGAAAAGGYVAVTGHFAPTAWVLWVVVVFWMIGLDVIYATLDRDFDVKNGIKSIPARFGIPRALKIAAASHALTFGLLLLVGVVAGASVWYYLAAGAMGAILLYEHRIVNPDDLGRVNVAFFDANMWLALTMLAGVIVDVTWRTLT, encoded by the coding sequence ATGAGCGTGGCCCCGCGATTGAAAACCTACCTGGATCTGGTGAAATTCGAGCATACCGTGTTCGCTCTCCCCTTCGCGTATGCAGGAATGTTGCTGGCGAGCATGACCCACAACGCCACAGGCTGGCCTGGCCTGGGAGTGGTGGTCTGGGTCACTGTGGCGATGGCGGCAGCCCGCACGGCAGCGATGGGGGCCAATCGCGTGATCGACCGGGCCATTGACGCCCGCAATCCGCGCACCGCGGGGCGCGAGGTTCCGGCGGGCAAGGTCAGTCCGGCCCAGGCGTGGGCGCTGGTGGCGGTCAGCCTCATCGTCATGGCTTTCGCGGCAGCGCAACTCAATCCGCTATGCCTGGCCCTGTTGCCTCTGGCAGTCATTTTTCTGATCGGCTACCCCTACACCAAGCGGTTCACGTGGCTATGTCACGCGTGGCTCGGGGTCACGGACGGCGCAGCAGCGGCGGGAGGTTACGTCGCCGTGACCGGTCATTTTGCCCCTACAGCTTGGGTGCTATGGGTGGTCGTGGTCTTCTGGATGATCGGTCTGGACGTTATCTATGCGACCCTGGACAGAGATTTCGACGTGAAGAACGGCATCAAGAGTATCCCGGCACGTTTCGGCATCCCCCGCGCCCTGAAGATTGCCGCCGCCAGCCACGCCCTGACCTTTGGCCTGCTGCTGCTGGTGGGCGTGGTTGCCGGGGCCAGCGTCTGGTATTACCTGGCTGCCGGAGCGATGGGCGCGATCCTGCTCTACGAGCACCGCATCGTCAATCCGGATGATCTGGGCCGGGTCAATGTGGCCTTCTTCGACGCCAACATGTGGCTGGCGCTGACCATGCTGGCCGGGGTGATCGTGGACGTGACGTGGCGCACCCTGACCTGA
- a CDS encoding alkaline phosphatase family protein — MTPHQNTPSPSSPVQPARLAVIDVVGLTPDLLEHLPRLRAFAERGQVTPVAPMLPAVTCSVQATYLTGEWPSTHGIVGNGWFFKDEREVKFWRQSNHLIQSPKLWDTLRAHDPSATVANIGWWYNMYSSADYTVTPRPMYPADGRKLPDCYTQPQELRDELQAKLGTFPLFSYWGPNANITSSAWIAEAAKYIDERYEPTLNLVYLPHLDYGLQQHGPDAAALARQFAEIDGVAGDLIDHYERRGVQVMVVSEYGIERAWRPVHINRALREAGLISVRREVGRELLDAGASDAFAVADHQVAHVYVNASERLEEVRALLHALPGVAEVLEGESRAQHHLDHERAGDFVVVAERGAWFTYYYWLDDAVAPDYARTVDIHRKPGYDPVELFMDPHSPAKLNAAVALVKKKLGFRYLLNVIGFDAALVRGTHGRVGEDPAAGPLLITSRRDLLPDRPLEATDVYSAILAHLGVGERLPT; from the coding sequence ATGACCCCTCACCAGAACACACCCAGTCCTTCCTCACCCGTCCAGCCTGCACGACTGGCCGTGATCGACGTCGTCGGCCTGACCCCTGACCTGCTGGAGCACCTGCCCCGCCTGCGGGCTTTCGCGGAGCGCGGTCAGGTCACCCCTGTCGCGCCCATGCTGCCCGCCGTAACCTGCTCGGTTCAGGCCACCTACCTGACCGGCGAGTGGCCGTCGACCCATGGCATCGTCGGCAACGGCTGGTTTTTCAAGGACGAGCGCGAGGTCAAGTTCTGGCGGCAGTCCAACCACCTGATCCAGAGCCCCAAGCTGTGGGACACCCTGCGCGCCCACGATCCCAGCGCCACCGTCGCCAACATCGGCTGGTGGTACAACATGTACTCCAGCGCGGATTACACAGTCACGCCCCGGCCCATGTACCCCGCCGACGGGCGCAAACTGCCCGACTGCTACACCCAGCCGCAGGAGCTGCGCGACGAGTTGCAGGCGAAGCTGGGCACCTTCCCGCTGTTCAGTTACTGGGGGCCCAACGCCAACATCACCTCCAGCGCCTGGATTGCCGAGGCTGCCAAGTACATCGACGAGCGCTACGAGCCAACCCTGAATCTGGTGTACCTCCCGCACCTGGATTACGGCCTGCAACAGCACGGCCCGGACGCTGCCGCCCTGGCCAGGCAGTTCGCAGAGATTGACGGGGTGGCCGGGGACCTGATCGACCATTACGAACGCCGGGGTGTGCAGGTCATGGTTGTGTCCGAGTACGGCATCGAGCGGGCGTGGCGACCGGTTCATATCAACCGCGCGCTGCGGGAGGCCGGGTTGATCAGCGTGCGCCGTGAGGTCGGGCGCGAACTGCTGGACGCAGGTGCGAGCGACGCCTTTGCTGTGGCGGATCATCAGGTCGCCCATGTCTACGTGAACGCTTCTGAGCGGCTGGAGGAGGTTCGTGCGCTGCTTCACGCGCTGCCCGGCGTGGCCGAGGTGCTGGAGGGCGAGAGCCGGGCGCAGCATCACCTCGACCATGAACGCGCGGGGGATTTCGTGGTGGTGGCCGAGCGTGGAGCATGGTTCACGTACTACTACTGGCTCGACGACGCCGTGGCCCCCGACTACGCACGGACCGTCGACATCCACCGTAAGCCGGGCTACGACCCGGTGGAGCTGTTCATGGACCCGCACAGCCCAGCCAAACTCAACGCAGCAGTGGCCCTCGTGAAGAAGAAACTCGGCTTCCGTTACCTGCTCAATGTGATTGGCTTCGACGCCGCGCTCGTGCGGGGCACCCACGGACGGGTGGGCGAGGATCCCGCCGCCGGCCCGCTGTTAATCACTTCCCGCCGCGATCTGCTGCCTGACCGTCCCCTGGAAGCCACCGACGTCTACTCAGCGATTCTGGCCCACCTGGGTGTGGGCGAGCGGCTTCCTACCTGA
- a CDS encoding UbiA family prenyltransferase has product MSSSATSWPARLRGHLSLARISNSPTVVTNALAGVALVGGTGGQALPAALGMTLFYTAGMYLNDLLDLQIDRRERPERPLPSGLIALGEAWGVTALLFAAGFALLLLAGGRAPLGGVVLAALIVLYDVWHKTNPLSPVLMGATRALVYLTAALAVTPVPGVAVTVWALLLAAYTAGLTYVAKTEGRPQRPQSWGARYWPVALVAAPVAYAVLGGFAWPVWLAALGLAAWIIHSLGHVYGPRRNIGTSVGKMIAGMCLLDATILAAAGAWAWLPLAYAAFLLTLWWQQHIKGT; this is encoded by the coding sequence GTGTCCTCTAGCGCCACGTCGTGGCCGGCCCGCCTGCGCGGGCACCTGTCGCTGGCCCGCATCTCGAACTCGCCCACAGTGGTGACCAACGCGCTGGCGGGGGTGGCCCTGGTTGGTGGCACCGGGGGCCAGGCGCTGCCTGCGGCCCTCGGCATGACGCTGTTCTATACGGCGGGCATGTACCTCAACGATCTGCTTGATCTCCAGATTGACCGCCGCGAGCGGCCTGAGCGCCCTCTGCCGTCCGGATTGATTGCGCTGGGCGAGGCGTGGGGGGTCACGGCCCTGCTGTTCGCGGCGGGTTTTGCCCTGTTGCTGCTTGCGGGGGGCCGTGCCCCGCTGGGCGGCGTGGTTCTGGCCGCTTTAATCGTGCTTTACGACGTGTGGCACAAGACCAATCCCCTGAGCCCGGTCCTGATGGGGGCCACCCGCGCCCTGGTGTATCTGACGGCAGCGCTGGCGGTCACCCCTGTGCCAGGTGTGGCCGTGACGGTCTGGGCACTGCTGCTGGCCGCGTACACGGCGGGCCTGACCTACGTCGCCAAGACCGAGGGCCGTCCGCAACGCCCTCAGAGCTGGGGGGCGCGCTACTGGCCGGTGGCACTGGTCGCCGCGCCGGTGGCTTACGCCGTGCTGGGCGGCTTCGCGTGGCCGGTCTGGCTCGCGGCGCTGGGGCTGGCCGCGTGGATCATCCACAGCCTGGGCCACGTCTACGGACCGCGCCGCAACATCGGTACGTCCGTCGGCAAGATGATCGCGGGCATGTGCCTGCTCGACGCCACCATTCTGGCCGCCGCCGGGGCGTGGGCCTGGCTGCCCCTGGCCTACGCCGCGTTTCTGCTGACCCTGTGGTGGCAGCAGCACATCAAAGGAACCTGA
- the eboE gene encoding metabolite traffic protein EboE produces MLVHGAHLTYCTNIHPASGLEGVRNSLDEYTVPLRARLSPEAPFGVGLRLSGQESVELLQGSALSDFRAFLDERGLYVFTLNGFPYGPFHGQAVKAQVHAPDWRHPERVAYTLRLVQILAALLPEGLEGSISTSPLSYAAWVDAEDPETWATLTDHVIQVIEALVRLRQSSGVFIHLDMEPEPDGLLQRSADLAAFYQDHLLTRGANLLAARLGGDAEEARAHLRDHFQVCFDVCHVAVMYEEPDEVLALYREAGLQVGKIQLSSALRLTLPEGAGDRDVLGAALAPFAEGTYLHQVVARTRSGALIQYPDLPPALADLHHPDVTEWRVHFHVPVFLEQAGAFGSTQPALLTCLELLRPGLTGRHLEVETYTWDVLPPDLKRPLDESIARELEWVQGVL; encoded by the coding sequence GTGCTCGTTCACGGCGCCCACCTGACGTACTGCACCAACATCCACCCGGCCAGCGGTCTGGAAGGCGTGCGGAACAGTTTGGACGAGTACACGGTGCCCCTGCGCGCCCGCCTTTCGCCAGAGGCTCCTTTCGGGGTGGGCCTGCGCCTCTCTGGCCAGGAAAGCGTGGAACTGCTGCAGGGCTCAGCCCTGAGCGACTTCCGGGCCTTTCTCGACGAGCGCGGGCTGTACGTCTTCACCCTGAACGGCTTTCCCTACGGCCCCTTCCACGGGCAGGCCGTCAAGGCGCAGGTCCACGCACCGGACTGGCGACACCCGGAGCGGGTGGCCTACACCCTGCGTCTCGTGCAGATTCTCGCGGCCCTGCTCCCGGAGGGGTTGGAAGGCAGCATCAGCACCAGCCCGCTGAGCTACGCCGCCTGGGTGGATGCTGAGGACCCGGAGACCTGGGCCACCCTGACCGACCACGTGATTCAGGTGATCGAGGCGCTGGTGCGCCTGCGCCAGTCCAGCGGCGTGTTCATCCATCTGGACATGGAGCCCGAGCCGGACGGCCTGCTGCAACGCAGCGCGGATCTGGCGGCCTTTTATCAGGACCATCTGCTGACGCGCGGCGCAAACCTTCTGGCGGCGCGGCTGGGGGGAGACGCGGAAGAGGCCCGCGCCCATTTGCGCGACCACTTTCAGGTGTGCTTCGACGTGTGCCACGTGGCCGTGATGTATGAGGAGCCAGACGAGGTGCTGGCCCTGTACCGCGAGGCCGGTCTACAGGTTGGAAAAATTCAGCTCAGCTCCGCGCTGCGGCTGACGCTGCCGGAAGGAGCGGGCGACCGCGACGTCCTTGGGGCGGCCCTGGCTCCATTTGCCGAGGGCACCTACCTGCATCAGGTGGTCGCCCGCACGCGGAGCGGCGCACTGATTCAGTACCCGGATCTCCCGCCAGCCCTGGCTGACCTCCACCACCCCGACGTGACCGAGTGGCGGGTGCATTTCCACGTGCCGGTCTTCCTGGAACAGGCTGGAGCCTTCGGCTCCACGCAGCCGGCCCTGCTGACCTGCCTGGAACTGCTGCGCCCGGGGTTGACCGGGCGACACCTGGAGGTCGAGACCTACACCTGGGACGTGCTGCCGCCGGACCTCAAGCGGCCCCTGGATGAGTCCATCGCACGCGAGCTGGAATGGGTGCAGGGTGTCCTCTAG
- a CDS encoding TatD family hydrolase, which yields MNYIDMHAHMISRTTDDYHAMALSGCLAVTEPAFWSGRDRLGPEAFADYFDHLTTFEPARAREYGIAHYAWLCLNPKEGEDRELTRQVLKLIPAFLERPTVLGIGEIGLNRVTRNEMATFLDHVELALEHHQLIHIHTPHLEDKYKGTRVMIEALAADPRIEPGRVMIDHAEEHTAELILAHGFWTGITLYPKTKASPARAIDMIEMYGSERLIVASACDWGPSQPLAVPEFIFEARRRGHDEATIRKIVLDNPQRFLGQSPKFVAPRPETALAGR from the coding sequence GTGAATTACATCGACATGCACGCCCACATGATCTCGCGGACCACCGACGACTACCACGCCATGGCCCTGAGCGGCTGCCTGGCCGTGACCGAGCCCGCCTTCTGGTCTGGGCGTGACCGGCTGGGGCCGGAAGCATTTGCCGACTACTTCGACCACTTGACCACCTTCGAGCCGGCGCGGGCGCGTGAGTACGGCATCGCGCACTACGCCTGGCTGTGTCTAAATCCTAAGGAGGGAGAGGACCGTGAGCTGACCCGGCAGGTCCTGAAGCTCATCCCGGCCTTCCTGGAGCGCCCGACCGTGCTGGGCATCGGGGAGATCGGCCTGAACCGCGTGACCCGCAACGAGATGGCGACCTTTCTCGATCATGTAGAACTCGCGCTGGAACACCACCAGCTGATTCACATCCACACGCCGCACCTGGAAGACAAGTACAAGGGCACCCGCGTGATGATCGAGGCTCTGGCCGCCGACCCACGCATCGAGCCGGGCCGCGTGATGATCGACCACGCCGAGGAACACACCGCTGAGCTGATCCTGGCGCACGGTTTCTGGACCGGCATCACGCTGTATCCCAAAACCAAGGCCTCGCCGGCACGGGCCATCGACATGATCGAGATGTACGGCTCCGAGCGCCTGATTGTGGCCTCGGCCTGCGACTGGGGCCCCAGCCAGCCGCTGGCCGTACCAGAATTCATCTTCGAGGCCCGCCGCCGCGGGCACGACGAGGCCACCATCCGCAAGATCGTGCTGGACAACCCGCAGCGGTTTCTGGGCCAGTCGCCAAAATTCGTTGCTCCCCGGCCCGAAACGGCGCTGGCCGGGAGGTAG